One part of the Deinococcus sp. NW-56 genome encodes these proteins:
- the uvrA gene encoding excinuclease ABC subunit UvrA → MTFSREDSGFVEVRGAREHNLKDVSLRIPRDALVVFTGVSGSGKSSLAFGTLYAEAQRRYLESVSPYARRLFHQVGAPDVDAIEGLPPAVALQQQRGAPSTRSSVGSVTTLSNLVRMLYSRAGDYPQGQPIVYAEGFSPNTPEGACPHCHGLGRVYEVTEASMVPDPSLTIRERAVAAWPQAWGGQNQRDILVTLGIDVDVPWRELPQETRDWILFTDEQPVVPVYPGRTPEQTRRAVKRGDPPDYMGTFSSARRHVLHTFAHTESAAMKRRVQEYMIATECPVCHGKRLRPEALAVHFAGHDITEFSRLPLAQVADLLRPYAGEQEHGSKAQAHPEQALARQRLAGDLVARLEVLLNLGLGYLHLERSTPTLSPGELQRLRLATQLYSHLFGVVYVLDEPSAGLHPADTEALLAALAGLKAAGNSLFVVEHDLDVVRRADWLVDVGPGAGEGGGEILYSGPPEGLRAVEASQTARYLFREEAREPHDPRSPFGWLELTGVTRHNLRGLSVRFPLGVLTSVTGVSGSGKSTLVSQVLVETLAARLGQNLAQGDEEEDTEDAPAPTTASLGGDVDTVSRLVRVDQKPIGRTPRSNLATYTGLFDQVRKLFAATPLARERGYGAGRFSFNVKGGRCEHCQGEGWVMVELLFLPSVYAPCPVCHGTRYNAQTLEVEYRGKSIADVLGMTVDAAWAFFRDDAAVFRALDTLREVGLGYLRLGQPATELSGGEAQRIKLATELQRAGRGHAVYVLDEPTTGLHPADVERLTRQLGRLVDAGHTVIAVEHDMGVVTVSDWVIDIGPGAGEAGGRVVVEGTPGEVTRVPGSRTAPYLARALGLG, encoded by the coding sequence ATGACCTTCTCGCGCGAGGATTCCGGGTTCGTGGAGGTGCGTGGGGCGCGGGAACACAACCTCAAGGACGTGTCGCTGCGGATTCCGCGCGACGCCCTGGTGGTGTTTACCGGGGTGTCCGGCTCTGGCAAGTCCTCGCTGGCCTTCGGGACGCTGTATGCCGAGGCCCAGCGGCGGTACCTGGAGTCGGTGTCGCCCTACGCCCGGCGCCTCTTTCATCAGGTGGGGGCGCCCGACGTGGACGCCATCGAGGGGCTGCCCCCGGCGGTGGCCCTCCAGCAGCAGCGCGGGGCGCCGAGCACCCGCTCCTCGGTGGGCAGCGTGACCACCCTGTCGAATCTGGTGCGGATGCTCTACTCGCGGGCCGGGGACTACCCCCAGGGGCAGCCCATCGTCTATGCCGAGGGCTTTTCCCCCAACACGCCGGAAGGCGCCTGCCCGCATTGCCATGGGTTGGGACGCGTCTACGAGGTGACCGAGGCCTCGATGGTGCCCGACCCCTCGCTGACCATCCGCGAGCGGGCGGTCGCCGCGTGGCCGCAGGCGTGGGGGGGGCAGAATCAGCGCGACATCCTCGTCACGCTGGGCATCGACGTGGACGTGCCCTGGCGCGAGCTGCCGCAGGAGACACGCGACTGGATTCTCTTCACCGACGAGCAGCCCGTCGTGCCCGTCTACCCCGGCCGAACCCCGGAGCAGACGCGGCGAGCCGTGAAGCGCGGGGACCCTCCCGACTACATGGGCACCTTTTCCAGCGCCCGGCGGCATGTCCTGCACACCTTCGCCCATACCGAGAGCGCGGCCATGAAGCGGCGGGTGCAGGAGTACATGATCGCCACGGAGTGCCCGGTCTGTCACGGCAAACGGCTGCGGCCAGAGGCGCTGGCGGTGCATTTCGCGGGGCACGACATCACCGAGTTCTCGCGGCTGCCGCTGGCGCAGGTGGCCGACCTTCTGCGGCCCTACGCGGGGGAACAGGAGCACGGCAGCAAGGCGCAGGCCCACCCCGAGCAGGCCCTCGCCCGGCAGCGCCTCGCCGGGGACCTCGTCGCGCGGCTGGAGGTGCTGCTGAATCTGGGGCTGGGGTACCTGCACCTCGAACGCTCGACGCCCACCCTCTCGCCGGGGGAACTTCAGCGGCTGCGCCTCGCCACGCAGCTCTATTCGCACCTCTTCGGCGTGGTGTATGTCCTCGACGAACCCTCCGCCGGGCTGCATCCCGCCGACACGGAGGCGCTGCTCGCGGCGCTGGCGGGGCTGAAGGCCGCCGGGAACTCGCTGTTCGTGGTCGAGCACGACCTCGACGTGGTGCGGCGGGCCGACTGGCTGGTCGACGTGGGGCCGGGCGCGGGCGAGGGGGGCGGCGAGATTCTCTACAGCGGGCCGCCGGAAGGGTTGCGGGCGGTGGAAGCGTCCCAGACGGCCCGCTACCTCTTCCGGGAGGAGGCCCGCGAACCGCACGACCCGCGCTCTCCCTTCGGCTGGCTGGAGCTGACGGGCGTGACCCGCCACAACCTGCGGGGCCTGTCCGTGCGCTTTCCGCTGGGCGTCCTGACGAGCGTGACGGGGGTGTCGGGGTCGGGCAAATCGACGTTGGTGAGTCAGGTGCTCGTCGAGACGCTGGCGGCCCGGCTGGGGCAAAACCTGGCCCAGGGGGACGAGGAGGAGGACACCGAGGATGCCCCCGCGCCGACCACCGCCAGCCTCGGGGGCGACGTAGACACCGTCTCGCGCCTCGTCCGGGTGGACCAGAAGCCCATCGGCCGCACGCCGCGCAGCAATCTGGCGACGTACACGGGGCTGTTCGACCAGGTTCGCAAATTGTTCGCCGCCACGCCGCTTGCACGGGAACGTGGCTATGGGGCGGGCCGATTCTCCTTCAACGTGAAGGGCGGGCGCTGCGAGCACTGCCAGGGCGAGGGCTGGGTGATGGTCGAGCTGCTGTTTCTCCCCAGCGTGTACGCGCCCTGCCCGGTGTGCCACGGCACGCGCTACAACGCCCAGACGCTGGAGGTCGAGTACCGGGGGAAAAGCATCGCGGACGTGCTGGGGATGACGGTGGACGCGGCCTGGGCCTTTTTCCGGGACGACGCGGCGGTCTTCCGCGCGCTGGACACCCTGCGGGAGGTGGGGCTGGGGTACCTGCGGCTGGGGCAGCCCGCGACGGAGCTCTCGGGTGGCGAGGCGCAGCGCATCAAGCTGGCGACCGAGTTGCAGCGGGCCGGGCGCGGCCACGCGGTCTATGTCCTCGACGAGCCCACCACCGGCCTGCACCCCGCCGACGTGGAGCGGCTGACCCGGCAGCTCGGGCGGCTGGTGGACGCCGGGCACACCGTGATCGCCGTCGAGCACGATATGGGCGTGGTGACCGTCAGCGACTGGGTGATCGACATCGGCCCCGGCGCGGGCGAGGCGGGTGGGCGGGTCGTGGTCGAGGGCACGCCGGGGGAGGTGACGCGGGTGCCCGGCAGCCGGACGGCCCCCTACCTGGCACGGGCGCTGGGCCTGGGCTGA
- a CDS encoding MFS transporter has protein sequence MTSVPASLRRVYDAYPAGFWVLWFGTILNRVGEFVVPLLGFYLTAERGLPVAQVSVILAMLGAGRFLAEGFSGSLSDRRGPAFTMTLALSGGAVMLLALSAAGSFSTLVLGVLGFSLFSAMYKPASSAAVADLTSGAQRTRAYTLLYWAINVGASVAPVLGGWLAGLSYRLLFYLDAATMAAYALLIALFFPRRPRPAPAPGSRRRLLPRDRLLGLFCLATLLYSLTYQSYKLLALVFAQEGYTPVQYGQLLAVNGALVILLGLPVGGWISRRNHPRWQAVGAALLGVGFLGHAFATALWQHLLAVAVWSVGEIVAYSISKTIISELGRPEQRGTYIGLVGSMSGLATLLAPLLGGLLLTRLGPQPMWLVIAGLAFAGAALYLWLERDVEERRAKTAALEQAPLAG, from the coding sequence GTGACCTCCGTCCCGGCTTCCCTGCGCCGCGTCTATGACGCCTACCCGGCGGGGTTCTGGGTGCTGTGGTTCGGCACGATTCTCAACCGGGTGGGCGAGTTCGTGGTCCCGCTGCTGGGGTTTTACCTCACGGCCGAGCGGGGGCTGCCGGTGGCGCAGGTCAGCGTGATTCTGGCGATGCTGGGCGCCGGTCGCTTCCTGGCCGAGGGGTTCAGCGGGTCGCTCAGCGACCGGCGCGGCCCGGCCTTCACGATGACGCTGGCGCTGTCGGGCGGGGCGGTGATGCTGCTCGCGCTGTCTGCGGCGGGCAGCTTTTCCACGCTGGTGCTGGGCGTGCTGGGCTTTTCCCTGTTCTCCGCGATGTACAAACCGGCCTCCAGCGCGGCGGTCGCGGACCTCACGAGCGGGGCACAGCGGACGCGGGCCTACACGCTGCTGTACTGGGCGATCAATGTGGGCGCCTCGGTCGCGCCCGTGCTGGGCGGCTGGCTCGCCGGGCTGTCGTATCGGCTGCTGTTCTACCTCGACGCGGCGACAATGGCGGCCTATGCCCTGCTGATCGCCCTCTTCTTTCCCCGGCGGCCCCGCCCGGCCCCCGCACCGGGCTCGCGGCGACGGCTGCTGCCCCGCGACCGGCTGCTGGGGCTGTTCTGCCTGGCGACCCTGCTCTACAGCCTGACCTATCAGAGCTACAAGCTGCTCGCGCTGGTCTTCGCGCAGGAGGGCTACACGCCCGTGCAGTACGGGCAGCTTCTGGCCGTCAACGGAGCGCTGGTGATCCTGCTGGGGCTGCCCGTCGGCGGGTGGATCTCGCGCCGCAACCATCCGCGCTGGCAAGCGGTGGGGGCGGCGCTGCTGGGAGTGGGGTTCCTGGGGCACGCCTTTGCCACGGCGCTGTGGCAGCACCTGCTGGCGGTGGCGGTGTGGTCGGTCGGGGAAATCGTCGCCTACAGCATCAGCAAGACCATCATCAGCGAACTGGGGCGGCCGGAGCAGCGCGGCACCTATATCGGTCTGGTCGGCAGCATGAGCGGCCTCGCCACCCTGCTCGCGCCCCTGCTGGGGGGCCTGCTGCTCACGCGCCTGGGTCCACAGCCCATGTGGCTGGTGATCGCGGGCCTGGCCTTCGCCGGGGCCGCCCTGTACCTGTGGTTGGAGCGCGACGTGGAGGAGCGCCGGGCCAAGACGGCGGCGCTGGAGCAGGCCCCTCTGGCCGGGTGA
- a CDS encoding HD-GYP domain-containing protein, protein MQTHASAGHAMALRMPALAPGALLVIRHHHERWDGTGYSDRLAGEAIPLLARIFAVCDVYDALISQRPYKRAWTPEQALAELLAQRGQQFDAAVVDAFAGEVQKCPSPAPTPDPAGE, encoded by the coding sequence ATGCAGACGCACGCCAGCGCGGGCCACGCCATGGCGCTGCGGATGCCCGCCCTGGCACCCGGCGCCCTGCTGGTCATCCGGCACCACCACGAGCGCTGGGACGGCACGGGCTACTCGGACCGCCTGGCGGGGGAAGCCATTCCCCTGCTGGCGCGGATTTTCGCGGTGTGCGACGTGTACGACGCCCTCATCAGCCAGCGGCCCTACAAGCGGGCCTGGACGCCCGAGCAGGCCCTGGCCGAGCTGCTGGCCCAGCGCGGCCAGCAGTTTGACGCGGCGGTGGTCGACGCTTTTGCCGGGGAGGTTCAGAAGTGCCCCTCCCCCGCGCCCACCCCGGACCCGGCAGGCGAGTGA
- a CDS encoding zinc ribbon domain-containing protein: MHLCPSAGRAVVRVDPRFTSQACSQCGHTCRENRVSQSRFVCQSRGHTANADHNAALNIHAFTEKPRNESRGVGHSRP; encoded by the coding sequence GTGCATCTGTGCCCAAGTGCCGGAAGGGCAGTTGTCCGCGTAGACCCCCGATTCACCTCACAGGCGTGTTCCCAGTGTGGGCATACCTGCCGAGAGAACCGGGTCAGTCAATCGCGGTTTGTGTGTCAGAGTCGCGGCCATACGGCGAATGCCGACCACAACGCCGCTCTGAACATTCATGCGTTCACCGAGAAGCCCCGCAATGAATCGCGGGGAGTAGGTCACTCCAGGCCCTGA
- a CDS encoding sensor histidine kinase has translation MKPLRRAALLAWLGATLAVGWLGWTASVRDAQARFETGARILHRVLSQRSEQQETVLASLTALTRAGVGDAALHQYAAAMRGQYPQIVGVQRCRARCELLGPGGAALPDTPLAPDGVGLRWHPTSPTLYALSRGEVRVWVDARRLFRADDFTDLTSTFRLRRPGDGRLLAEWAGETPAGRAGGPLPVLRVGKVLGSAGQPFAFEGEHPLRWAEVPLAGLALLAGLAALAAIGGVRLVEGRERARRAAQAAERALAAERARAEGAFHAVGEALIVTDGAHRVRLANPAARTLLGAALAEGRDLREVTHFRATLDQAPFDPGAFWGQPIPVELPEGVTLVTEGGARRVEGALAPVPVPGAGAGWVLVLRDVGPLRARVVAALEEGERRVREHAETLAHVTRLSTLGEMSAGLAHELNQPLTAIVSHGQAALRLLDDPERDDARVRRSLEATVTQAKRAASVIAHLRTLVRRAPTQTRPVDVNQVLDNVSALMAHEAERAAVALVTRASSRPLIVPADPVHLEQVLLNLVRNGVEAARGHPGAGVEVVARREGAQAQVEVRDTGPGLADSVRGRLFTPFTTTKPGGLGLGLSLSQTLMQGMGGDLRGENGPGGGAIFTVTLPLDVEAPQYV, from the coding sequence GTGAAGCCTCTGCGCCGCGCCGCGCTGCTCGCCTGGCTGGGGGCGACGCTGGCCGTGGGATGGCTGGGGTGGACGGCCTCGGTCCGGGACGCCCAGGCCCGGTTCGAGACCGGGGCACGCATCCTGCACCGGGTGCTCTCGCAGCGCAGCGAGCAGCAGGAGACCGTGCTCGCCAGCCTGACGGCCCTGACCCGCGCGGGGGTCGGGGACGCCGCCCTGCACCAGTACGCCGCCGCCATGCGCGGCCAGTACCCGCAGATCGTGGGTGTGCAGCGCTGCCGCGCCCGCTGTGAGCTCCTGGGGCCGGGCGGGGCGGCGCTGCCGGACACGCCGCTCGCCCCGGATGGGGTGGGCCTGCGCTGGCACCCCACCTCGCCCACCCTGTACGCCCTCTCGCGGGGAGAGGTGCGGGTGTGGGTCGACGCCCGGCGCCTCTTCCGGGCCGACGACTTCACGGACCTGACCTCGACCTTTCGCCTGCGCCGCCCCGGCGACGGGCGGCTGCTGGCCGAGTGGGCCGGGGAGACCCCGGCGGGCCGGGCGGGCGGGCCGCTGCCGGTCCTGCGGGTGGGCAAGGTGCTGGGCAGCGCGGGTCAGCCCTTCGCCTTCGAGGGCGAGCACCCGCTGCGCTGGGCCGAGGTGCCCCTCGCGGGCCTGGCGCTCCTCGCCGGGCTGGCGGCCCTGGCAGCCATTGGCGGGGTCCGCCTGGTCGAGGGCCGCGAGCGTGCCCGCCGGGCCGCCCAGGCGGCCGAACGCGCCCTGGCGGCCGAACGTGCCCGCGCCGAAGGGGCCTTTCACGCGGTGGGCGAGGCATTGATCGTGACCGACGGGGCGCACCGGGTCCGCCTCGCCAACCCGGCCGCCCGGACCCTGCTGGGCGCCGCCCTGGCCGAGGGCCGCGACCTGCGGGAGGTCACGCACTTCCGGGCCACGCTCGACCAGGCGCCCTTCGACCCCGGCGCCTTCTGGGGCCAGCCCATCCCGGTGGAGCTGCCCGAGGGGGTCACGCTGGTCACGGAAGGCGGGGCACGGCGGGTGGAGGGAGCGCTGGCGCCCGTGCCCGTGCCGGGCGCGGGCGCCGGGTGGGTCCTCGTGCTGCGCGACGTGGGGCCGCTGCGGGCACGGGTGGTCGCGGCGCTGGAGGAGGGGGAGCGCCGGGTGCGCGAGCACGCCGAGACGCTGGCGCACGTGACCCGCCTCTCCACCCTGGGCGAGATGAGCGCGGGCCTCGCCCACGAACTCAACCAGCCCCTCACGGCCATCGTGAGCCACGGGCAGGCAGCCCTGCGCCTGCTCGACGACCCCGAGCGGGACGACGCCCGCGTGCGCCGCTCGCTGGAGGCGACCGTGACCCAGGCCAAGCGGGCGGCGAGCGTGATCGCGCACCTGCGCACTCTGGTGCGGCGCGCACCCACCCAGACCCGCCCGGTCGACGTGAATCAGGTGCTGGACAACGTCTCAGCCCTGATGGCCCACGAGGCCGAGCGGGCCGCCGTGGCCCTGGTGACGCGGGCCAGCTCGCGGCCCCTGATCGTGCCCGCCGACCCGGTGCATCTGGAGCAGGTGCTGCTCAACCTCGTTCGCAACGGGGTGGAGGCCGCGCGGGGGCACCCTGGGGCCGGGGTGGAGGTCGTCGCCCGCCGCGAGGGAGCCCAGGCCCAGGTGGAGGTGCGCGACACCGGCCCCGGCCTGGCCGACAGCGTGCGGGGGCGGCTCTTTACCCCGTTCACCACCACCAAGCCGGGCGGACTGGGGCTGGGCCTCTCGCTGTCGCAGACGCTGATGCAGGGCATGGGCGGCGACCTGCGGGGCGAGAATGGCCCCGGCGGGGGCGCCATCTTCACCGTGACGCTCCCCCTGGACGTGGAGGCGCCCCAGTATGTCTGA
- a CDS encoding response regulator transcription factor has translation MSELPPTEPTVFLVDDDDAVRDALATLLGTVDLRVREYGDPLTFLAQLDREAIGCLILDVRMPHVSGLHLQEQLTREGVDLPVIVMTGHGDIDVCRRAFKAGAVEFLTKPVDELALLEATGLGIRTHLARRSRQAAAREAREALAGLSAREREVLRLIVDGASNKQAARTLGISARTVETHRASILGKLGVASLAQLVRVYLASVGDSAGASAGEGP, from the coding sequence ATGTCTGAGCTCCCGCCCACCGAGCCCACCGTGTTTCTCGTCGACGATGACGACGCGGTGCGCGACGCCCTCGCCACCCTGCTGGGGACGGTGGACCTGCGCGTGCGCGAGTACGGGGACCCGCTGACCTTTCTCGCGCAGCTCGACCGCGAGGCCATCGGCTGCCTGATTCTCGACGTGCGGATGCCGCACGTGAGCGGCCTGCACCTGCAGGAGCAGCTCACGCGCGAGGGGGTGGACCTCCCGGTGATCGTGATGACCGGACACGGGGACATCGACGTGTGCCGCCGCGCCTTCAAAGCGGGCGCGGTGGAGTTCCTCACCAAGCCGGTGGACGAACTCGCGCTGCTGGAGGCCACCGGCCTGGGCATCCGGACCCACCTCGCGCGGCGGTCGCGGCAGGCCGCGGCGCGGGAAGCCCGCGAGGCCCTGGCGGGGCTCTCCGCGCGGGAACGCGAGGTCCTGCGGCTGATCGTGGACGGGGCCAGCAACAAGCAGGCTGCCCGCACCCTGGGCATCTCGGCCCGGACGGTGGAGACGCACCGCGCGAGCATCCTCGGCAAGCTGGGCGTGGCCTCTCTCGCGCAGCTCGTGCGGGTGTACCTCGCCAGTGTCGGGGACAGCGCGGGGGCCAGCGCCGGGGAGGGTCCGTAA
- a CDS encoding heme-binding protein → MNRTLLAALALSLPAAALAQTAPAAQPAPPPVQLATTATVTQASLSLAAALRVAQLTVQNCARQGYNVAATVVDRAGITLAVARAENAGPHTVDASYRKAYTSASARNLTSALAQNLANTPTLADIPGFLILAGGVPVRVNNVVVGAVGVGGAPSGLTDEKCAVDALTAVLGR, encoded by the coding sequence ATGAACCGGACCCTGCTCGCCGCGCTCGCCCTGAGCCTGCCCGCCGCCGCCCTCGCCCAGACGGCCCCCGCCGCCCAGCCCGCGCCGCCGCCCGTGCAGCTCGCCACCACCGCGACCGTCACGCAGGCGAGCCTCAGCCTCGCCGCCGCCCTGCGCGTCGCCCAGCTCACCGTGCAGAACTGTGCCCGGCAGGGGTACAACGTCGCGGCGACGGTCGTGGACCGGGCCGGGATCACCCTGGCCGTCGCCCGCGCCGAGAACGCCGGGCCGCACACCGTGGACGCGAGCTACCGCAAGGCGTACACCAGTGCCTCGGCCCGCAACCTGACCTCCGCGCTGGCCCAGAACCTGGCGAACACCCCCACCCTGGCGGATATCCCCGGCTTCCTGATCCTGGCGGGCGGGGTGCCGGTGCGCGTGAATAACGTGGTGGTGGGCGCGGTCGGCGTGGGCGGTGCTCCCAGCGGCCTGACCGACGAGAAGTGCGCGGTAGACGCCCTGACCGCCGTCCTGGGCCGGTGA
- a CDS encoding ankyrin repeat domain-containing protein, which translates to MSQPNLNTALWAAAERGDAARVRDLLGRGASPDARRPDGRTALTAAALGNHVAVARLLVAAGADPDPQDTDRNNALLVTGETGSVPMLREVLRARPDLTRTNRFGGTALIPAADRGHAEYVREILKTGIDVDHVNNLGWTALLEAVILGDGGARHTEIVRLLLAAGASPNLADRDGVTPLAHAKRRGFRGMVALLTAAGGR; encoded by the coding sequence ATGAGTCAGCCGAACCTGAATACGGCCCTGTGGGCGGCGGCCGAACGGGGTGACGCCGCCCGCGTCCGCGACCTGCTGGGGCGCGGTGCCTCGCCGGATGCCCGGCGCCCGGACGGCCGCACCGCCCTGACGGCCGCCGCCCTCGGGAACCACGTCGCGGTGGCCCGGCTGCTGGTCGCGGCGGGGGCCGATCCCGACCCGCAGGACACGGACCGCAACAACGCCCTGCTCGTCACCGGCGAGACCGGGAGCGTGCCCATGCTGCGCGAGGTGCTGCGGGCAAGGCCGGACCTCACCCGCACCAACCGCTTTGGCGGCACGGCCCTGATTCCGGCGGCCGACCGGGGGCACGCCGAGTACGTCCGCGAGATTCTGAAGACGGGCATCGACGTGGACCACGTCAACAACCTGGGTTGGACCGCCCTGCTGGAGGCGGTGATCCTGGGTGACGGGGGGGCGCGGCACACCGAGATCGTGCGCCTCCTGCTCGCGGCGGGAGCCAGTCCCAACCTGGCCGACCGCGACGGGGTGACACCCCTGGCCCACGCGAAACGGCGCGGCTTCCGGGGGATGGTGGCCCTGCTGACGGCGGCGGGTGGGCGCTGA
- a CDS encoding gamma-glutamyl-gamma-aminobutyrate hydrolase family protein (Members of this family of hydrolases with an active site Cys residue belong to MEROPS family C26.) → MNGRPRRSAEAVRLAGGLPLLLPNLPELAADYAVQVDAVVLTGGAGLLGVRVG, encoded by the coding sequence GTGAACGGCAGGCCCCGCCGCTCCGCGGAGGCCGTCCGCCTCGCCGGGGGCCTGCCGCTGTTGCTGCCCAACCTGCCGGAACTCGCCGCCGACTACGCCGTGCAGGTCGACGCGGTGGTCCTCACCGGGGGCGCCGGGCTGCTGGGCGTGCGGGTGGGGTGA
- a CDS encoding glycoside hydrolase family 3 protein yields MLPDAPHAGPLLMVDLPGPDLDPDTREHLRRWRIRAVCLFRKNIGTQEQFARLVAEVREVLGEGALIAIDQEGGGVYRTPFWPFPPSAMSLGAADDPALARAVGAAVARPLAALGINWNFAPVLDVNVNPHNPVIGDRAFGSEPQRATDLALAWLEGSLPEGVAGCVKHFPGHGDTHLDSHLALPRVDKPRAALEAGEFVPFRRALGEADVPAVMTAHIVYPALDPEHPATLSPAVLTGLLRKEWGYEGVVVTDSMGMKAIDDHYGRGEAAVRALQAGADLVMALGRRLAQEETLRAVEEALAAGRVPDVPGKLVRLDALARRFPSRPQPGGYPAREQAANRALFREAWGRGLTAWGDPRPPPPGSAVTLVALDDVPGQNVTEAGVTGHDLARRLSRLYDVEACLTASPETLDWAALRTPGRTLILATTSRHRHPAWRRATPDLHLALWNPYAMLDVDAPALLTYGVRPEALDALEGWLAGKVTAGGRAFL; encoded by the coding sequence ATGCTGCCTGATGCCCCCCACGCCGGACCCCTCCTGATGGTGGACCTCCCCGGCCCGGACCTCGACCCCGACACCCGCGAGCACCTGCGCCGCTGGCGTATCCGCGCCGTGTGCCTCTTCCGGAAGAACATCGGGACCCAGGAGCAGTTCGCCCGCCTCGTCGCGGAGGTGCGGGAGGTGCTGGGCGAGGGGGCCTTGATCGCCATCGACCAGGAGGGCGGCGGCGTGTACCGCACCCCCTTCTGGCCCTTTCCGCCCAGCGCGATGAGCCTGGGGGCGGCGGACGACCCAGCGCTGGCGCGGGCGGTCGGCGCGGCGGTGGCCCGGCCGCTGGCGGCGCTGGGGATCAACTGGAATTTCGCCCCGGTGCTCGACGTGAACGTCAACCCGCACAACCCGGTGATCGGGGACCGGGCCTTCGGGTCGGAGCCGCAGCGGGCGACCGACCTCGCGCTCGCCTGGCTGGAGGGCTCGCTCCCCGAGGGCGTGGCCGGATGTGTCAAGCATTTTCCGGGGCACGGAGACACCCACCTCGACAGCCACCTCGCTCTGCCGAGGGTGGACAAGCCCCGCGCCGCGCTGGAGGCGGGCGAGTTCGTGCCCTTTCGCCGCGCCCTGGGGGAGGCCGACGTGCCCGCCGTGATGACCGCGCATATCGTCTACCCCGCGCTGGACCCGGAGCATCCCGCGACCCTCTCGCCCGCCGTACTGACGGGCCTACTGCGGAAGGAGTGGGGATATGAGGGTGTGGTCGTCACCGACTCGATGGGCATGAAGGCCATCGACGACCATTACGGGCGCGGCGAGGCGGCGGTGCGGGCGCTTCAGGCCGGGGCCGATCTGGTGATGGCGCTGGGCCGCCGCTTGGCGCAGGAGGAGACGTTGCGGGCGGTGGAAGAAGCTCTCGCCGCCGGGCGGGTGCCGGACGTGCCCGGCAAGCTGGTCCGGCTGGACGCGCTGGCCCGGCGCTTTCCCAGCCGCCCGCAGCCCGGCGGGTACCCGGCGCGGGAGCAGGCCGCCAACCGTGCCCTCTTCCGCGAGGCGTGGGGACGGGGGCTGACCGCCTGGGGTGACCCGCGGCCCCCGCCGCCCGGCTCGGCGGTCACGCTGGTGGCCCTGGACGATGTGCCGGGCCAGAACGTCACGGAGGCGGGCGTGACCGGGCACGACCTCGCGCGGCGGCTCTCGCGCCTCTACGACGTGGAGGCCTGCCTCACCGCCAGCCCGGAGACGCTCGACTGGGCGGCCCTGCGGACGCCGGGGCGGACCCTGATTCTCGCCACGACCTCCCGGCACCGGCACCCCGCGTGGCGGCGGGCCACCCCCGACCTGCACCTCGCGCTGTGGAATCCGTACGCGATGCTGGACGTGGACGCACCCGCCCTGCTGACCTACGGCGTGCGCCCGGAGGCGCTCGACGCCCTGGAGGGGTGGCTGGCGGGCAAGGTGACGGCGGGAGGCCGGGCCTTCCTGTAG
- a CDS encoding serine hydrolase yields MISNCTREVLRRAVEESGLPGAALGVVDAAGERATLALGHAALEPEPVPLDEEFWWDLASLTKPLFTAREVLRGVEAGVLDLGDPLSTHLPDLAWMQETELRTRTLRQFLTHTAGLPAWAPIYAWGEAGTIRARLLQEPWPVSAPGEVVYSDLGYLLLGTVLERVRGRPLRDFALDPGLTFTPDPERTAATECCPWRGRVLRGETHDENAWALGGVAGHAGLFGTLAGVLSQAESLLRGGWLSPAGQAAALSPQAPGRTLAFVAAQPGWSGGSLAGAGAFGHTGFTGTGLWVDPARGLAWVLLTNRVHPSRHGPFDIQTLRRAVGNTLLAGRE; encoded by the coding sequence ATGATTTCCAATTGCACCCGCGAGGTGCTACGCCGGGCGGTGGAGGAAAGTGGCCTGCCCGGCGCGGCCCTGGGGGTGGTGGACGCGGCGGGCGAGCGGGCGACCCTGGCCCTGGGCCACGCGGCGCTGGAACCGGAGCCCGTGCCGCTGGACGAGGAGTTCTGGTGGGACCTCGCCAGCCTGACCAAGCCCCTTTTCACCGCGCGTGAGGTGCTGCGTGGGGTGGAGGCGGGGGTGCTGGACCTGGGCGATCCGCTCTCGACCCATCTCCCCGACCTCGCCTGGATGCAGGAGACGGAGTTGAGGACGCGGACGCTGCGCCAGTTCCTGACCCACACGGCGGGCCTGCCCGCCTGGGCGCCGATCTATGCCTGGGGCGAGGCGGGGACGATCCGGGCGCGGCTGCTTCAGGAACCCTGGCCGGTTTCGGCCCCCGGCGAGGTGGTGTACAGCGACCTGGGGTATCTGCTGCTGGGGACGGTGCTGGAGCGGGTGCGGGGACGGCCCCTGCGCGACTTCGCGCTGGACCCCGGCCTGACCTTCACGCCCGACCCCGAGCGGACGGCGGCCACCGAGTGCTGCCCCTGGCGCGGGCGGGTACTTCGCGGCGAGACGCACGACGAGAACGCCTGGGCGCTGGGTGGGGTCGCCGGACACGCGGGGCTGTTCGGGACGCTGGCGGGGGTGCTCTCCCAGGCCGAATCCCTGCTGCGGGGCGGGTGGCTCTCCCCGGCGGGGCAGGCGGCGGCGCTCTCCCCGCAGGCGCCGGGCCGCACCCTCGCCTTCGTGGCCGCGCAGCCAGGCTGGAGCGGGGGCAGCCTGGCGGGCGCGGGAGCCTTTGGGCACACCGGCTTTACCGGGACCGGGCTGTGGGTGGACCCCGCGCGGGGGCTGGCCTGGGTGCTGCTGACCAACCGGGTCCACCCCAGCCGCCACGGCCCCTTCGACATCCAGACCCTGCGCCGGGCGGTGGGCAACACGCTGCTCGCGGGAAGGGAGTGA